The following proteins come from a genomic window of Neoarius graeffei isolate fNeoGra1 chromosome 26, fNeoGra1.pri, whole genome shotgun sequence:
- the barx1 gene encoding homeobox protein BarH-like 1 — MFLLVRLGQTCEFLRTTSMRIFTHHRQRGTRNTEEVCRVQEGAVMMQHPLEIGAHYYPAEAQQDHRSHRYRSFMIEEILTEHPDHKASPPAGDLLKFGVHALLSARPYPNHLVLKAEQSGLLKFPVSPLSCSLGPPLGSALLPGPPGLGVGSASHHLPLDLHLRGKLEPGAEALSKTKKGRRSRTVFTELQLMGLEKRFEKQKYLSTPDRIDLAESLGLSQLQVKTWYQNRRMKWKKIVLQGGGLESPTKPKGRPKKNSIPSGEQLSEQERERTREAASASSSSSSSSSSSSCSGHSEPSQEE; from the exons ATGTTTCTCCTTGTGCGCCTCGGGCAGACATGTGAATTTTTACGCACCACCTCGATGCGAATTTTTACGCACCATCGACAAAGAGGGACTCGAAACACGGAAGAAGTGTGTCGCGTCCAGGAAGGCGCAGTAATGATGCAGCATCCTCTGGAGATCGGGGCTCACTATTACCCTGCGGAGGCACAGCAGGACCACAGGTCTCACCGGTACAGAAGTTTCATGATCGAGGAGATCCTCACCGAGCATCCGGACCACAAGGCCTCTCCTCCTGCTGGAGATTTACTCAAATTCGGAGTACACGCGCTTTTGTCGGCACGGCCGTATCCAAATCACTTAG TGCTGAAGGCAGAGCAGAGCGGCCTCCTGAAGTTCCCCGTGTCCCCGCTGTCGTGTTCTCTCGGGCCGCCGCTCGGCTCTGCGCTGCTCCCCGGGCCTCCGGGGCTCGGTGTGGGCTCAGCCTCGCACCACCTCCCGCTCGACCTGCACCTGCGCGGGAAACTCGAACCCGGAGCCGAAGCACTCAGCAAGACCAAGAAAGGCAGAAGGAGCAGAACCGTGTTCACCGAACTCCAGCTCATGGGTCTGGAAAAGAGATTCGAGAAACAGAAATATCTTTCGACTCCAGACAG AATAGACCTGGCTGAGTCTTTAGGCCTCAGTCAGCTGCAGGTCAAAACTTGGTATCAAAACAGAAGGatgaaatggaaaaaaatt GTATTGCAGGGAGGAGGGCTGGAGTCCCCCACCAAACCGAAAGGACGCCCAAAAAAGAACTCCATTCCTTCCGGTGAGCAGCTttctgagcaggagagagagaggacgagGGAGGCCGCGAGCGCATCTTCTTCCTCTTCATCATCGTCATCCTCTTCATCCTGTTCAGGCCACTCTGAACCCAGTCAGGAGGAATAA